One window of the Granulicella arctica genome contains the following:
- a CDS encoding cold-shock protein encodes MEQGTVKWFNDAKGFGFISRQNGEDVFAHYSAIVSSGFKSLQEGQAVQFNVVKGPKGWQASDIQPL; translated from the coding sequence ATGGAGCAGGGAACAGTAAAGTGGTTTAACGACGCCAAGGGGTTTGGTTTCATCAGCCGTCAGAACGGCGAGGATGTTTTCGCGCACTACTCGGCGATCGTTTCAAGCGGTTTCAAGAGCCTTCAAGAAGGCCAGGCAGTTCAGTTCAATGTGGTCAAGGGACCCAAGGGCTGGCAGGCTTCGGACATCCAGCCTCTGTAG